From the Clostridium cagae genome, the window AAAGTTTCTCTAAATTTTTCATCCATTAATATAGTAGATAATCTAGCTAAAACTTCTAAATGCAAGTTATCACTGTTATCTGGAACTGCAATCATAAAAAATAAATTTGCTGGAGCTCCATCTAGCGAGTCATAATCTACCCCTTTTTTACATACTGCTGCAGCTAGTGATGCTTTTTTAACAGCATTGGTTTTTCCGTGTGGTATAGCTATTCCCTCACCAATACCAGTTGTACTTTGTGCTTCCCTTGCTATAATAGCCTTTTTGTACTCTTCTTTGTTATTTAAATTGCCTGTTTTGTCCATCAAGTTTACTAGTTTCTCAATACATTCATCTTTAGAAGATGGGTTAAAGTTTAACTCAATGCCTTGTTTTTTTAATAAATCAACAATTCTCATTAAATACTCCTCCTTGCATTTTTACATTTTAGATAATAGTTTTTCAACTTCTTCTTTTGTTGCTAATTCATCAGAAAATGCACTTGCACTACCTGTTGCAATTCCCATTTTAAATGCTTCTTTTATATCATTATTTTTAAGATATCCTGCTAAAAAACCTGCCACCATAGAATCTCCAGCTCCTACTGAGTTTTTTAATATTCCCTTTGGTACTTCTCTTTTTATAGTTTCTCCATTTTCAGATAATAAAATTGCTCCATCTCCAGCCATTGAAATTAATACATTCTTTGCTCCCATTTCTTGAAGTTTCTTACCATAAGTTATTATATCTTCATCATTTTTAAGCTCAACATTAAACATTTCAGCTAATTCATGATGATTAGGTTTTATTAGAAATGGCTCGTACTTTAGTACCTTTAACAGTAAATCTTTTGTTGCATCAACTATAAATTCTACCTTCTTTTCTAAAAGTTTTTCCATTATATTTTGATAAATATCATCTGGTACACTATTTGGAATACTACCTGACAATATTAAATAGTCTCCTTCTTTTAAGTCAGAAAGTTTTTCATATAATTTATTTAAATCATCATTTGTAATTTGGGGACCTGCTCCATTTATTTCTGTTTCTCCATCACTTTTTAGTTTTACATTAATTCGTGATATGCCATTTTTTAATTTTATAAAGTCACAGTCAACACCATGATTTTTCACTTGTCTTTCTATTTCATTTCCTGTAAAACCTGCAACATACCCTAATGCCGTGTTATCTATGCCTAAATTATTTAAGACTATAGAAACATTTATTCCTTTTCCTCCTGCATAAACTTCTTCATCATTACTTCTATTTAATGAATCAACTTTAAAATTATCAACTTTTACTATATAATCCAATGAAGGATTAAGAGTTATTGTATTAATCATTTTTACTCACCTCTATTACATTAGTATCATATCTAATCTCTGAATTTTTTATTCTACTTGTAATTAATTCTGCATCTTTTATTGTTCCAAAAGTTATAAAACTAACCTCATCTAATTTAGACTCATCACATAAAACAAATGCTTTATTACATCTTTTTATTGCTTCTGCTTTTACCATGGCTTCATTTACATCTGGAGTTGTATAACCATTTTTATTACTCACACCATTTGTTCCAAAAAAACCTTTTGTAAAATTATATTTTTTTAAATGCTCTACAGTTATAGGACCAACAATTGCTTCAGTAACTGCTTTTAATTCTCCACCTAGTATTAAAGTTCGTATATTTTTTTCTAGCAAATTCTTAGCATGAACTATAGCATTAGTAACAACTGTTATATCTTTTGCTTCTATAAATGGTATTATAGCTTCTGTTGTTGTTCCAGCATCTAAGTAAATTAACTCTCCATTTTCAATTAAACTTGCTGCATATCTAGCTATTTCAAGTTTTTTATCTGTATTTAATGATTTTCTAACATTTACTTTATAATCATGTTTTGCTGTACCTTCATTTAACAGTGTTGCTCCTCCATGAATTTTTTTAAGCAATCCTTCATTGTGAAGATTGTTTAAATCTCTTCTTATTGTAGATTCAGAAGCCTCTAGTAGTTTAACTAGTTCCACAACTGAAATTATTCCTTTTACTTTTAATTCTTGAAGAATTATATTATATCTTTCCTCTGTAAACATTCTCACCACTCCATATCTTTATAATAAACTATTTCTTTTTAAAAATCAATCATTTTCATTCAAAATAATTTAAAAACATTCAAAAATTCTTATATTCTATATTAATTCATATTTATATTAGTTGTTTTTAGCAATACTCTGATTGTTTATAACTGTTATTGAATTTAATTCATTAATTTCAGTCATATTGTATAATTATTTTATTATATTTACTTCTAATATAATATCATTTTTAACAAACCTTTCAAAACTAATCATACTATTCCATAGGTTAAAATTAATGGACTGTAGATTATTATTTTAAAATTTATAGATACTAGTTTAAGTTTACAGGTTATATATAGATAGATATTTTCATTCTTCATGTTTTAATATTTTTTCCTACTATATGAGTTATTATATTTTTTAATTCTATAGTTTTTGAAAAGTGGCTGTCCCACGTTTTTTTAATTGAGATTAGATAATTGAGAATTGAAAGTTTCAGGTTGAAAGTCTTAAAATTTTCTAAAAATATAATTTCAAAATTCCATAAAGAAATCTTCTCCTTGACTCTCCACTCTTCATTTTCAATTTTTAACTTTTATTTGCTTTAACCTAAATTTCATCAGCTTTTCAGGTTTGAAAAATTCTGTAATTTCCTGTACAAGTGCAAAAAGGATGTATCAAATTCGTTTTGATACATCTCTTTTATTAAAACTAAAGCTTTATAAAAGTGTAATGTGTATATTGTAATAGCTGTAAAGTGTTAATTATAATTAGCATTTTAAAAATTATTTAATTAAGCACTCCTATCGCCTTTAATGTAGCTTTTTTTATTGCTATTGATAATGGTATAGCAATTATAAGACCTATAGCAGTTGTTCCTATTGAAGCTAAAAGTTTTGCTATAGCTGCAGCTAAACCCACAAAAACCAACCAATTAAAAATAAAATAAC encodes:
- the pfkB gene encoding 1-phosphofructokinase, with the protein product MINTITLNPSLDYIVKVDNFKVDSLNRSNDEEVYAGGKGINVSIVLNNLGIDNTALGYVAGFTGNEIERQVKNHGVDCDFIKLKNGISRINVKLKSDGETEINGAGPQITNDDLNKLYEKLSDLKEGDYLILSGSIPNSVPDDIYQNIMEKLLEKKVEFIVDATKDLLLKVLKYEPFLIKPNHHELAEMFNVELKNDEDIITYGKKLQEMGAKNVLISMAGDGAILLSENGETIKREVPKGILKNSVGAGDSMVAGFLAGYLKNNDIKEAFKMGIATGSASAFSDELATKEEVEKLLSKM
- a CDS encoding DeoR/GlpR family DNA-binding transcription regulator, encoding MFTEERYNIILQELKVKGIISVVELVKLLEASESTIRRDLNNLHNEGLLKKIHGGATLLNEGTAKHDYKVNVRKSLNTDKKLEIARYAASLIENGELIYLDAGTTTEAIIPFIEAKDITVVTNAIVHAKNLLEKNIRTLILGGELKAVTEAIVGPITVEHLKKYNFTKGFFGTNGVSNKNGYTTPDVNEAMVKAEAIKRCNKAFVLCDESKLDEVSFITFGTIKDAELITSRIKNSEIRYDTNVIEVSKND